TCACCAGTCCCACCACTACTACTGACCGTCAGCGTCGAACCAGCGGGAACATCAATGGTATAAAACTCTTCGGAGCGACGAGCACCGCTAAGATCTGCTACAGGGACACCATTTTCAAGGCAATTAGTGGTTGTACAACTCCCGCCACCTTCCCCGGGTAATGTTATTGTGGCCGTTAATCCCGCCCCGCTGTAGTTGGTATAGCCATGTACCATGACGTACCAGGTTCCGGCCATTGGCGCATCAAATTGGCACATTTCATTATTGCCACTCTTGTACGGACGACAATCCCACGTTGAAGTGGTTGCTTTACTACCTTGACGGACATACAGATCACCATCGCCTGAGCCGCCAGCCAATGCAACCGAGAGTTTGCTTGCATCTGCCGGGACATTAATCACAAAGTGTGATTCAGACCCCGAGGTTCCCTCAACAGCAAGTGTTTCACCACTGATTAATTCAGGATCATTGCCGCCTCCACCGCAGTCGGTGGTACAGCCCCCGCCATCACCAGCCAGGGAATAGAGTAATTTATTTGGCGAGCCAGATTTAGCATCAGCTACCTTGCCATCGGAGGCGCGACTAGCCAGCGCACTAGTGACTTGTGCTGGAGATAACGTGGGTGTTTCTTCCAACAACAATGCTGCGACGCCCGCTACATGGGGCGCGGCCATTGATGTACCACTAATCGTATTGGTGGCATTATCCCCAGTGTGCCATGCAGAGGTGATACTTGAACCTGGAGCGTAGATATCAAGACAGTTGCCATAGTTTGAAAAACTGGAACGAGCATCACTGCTGGTGGTAGAACCTACCGTGATGGCATCTGCTGCCCGGGCGGGCGAGTAATTACAGGCATTACCGTTATCATTGCCTGCAGCGACAACAAATGATACCCCAGCTGCCACGGCTGCATTCACTGCATCATCAACAGCTTGAGATGCACCGCCACCAAGACTCATATTGGCAACCGATGGCCCAGAGGCATTGTTTTTGACCCAATTAATACCATCAATTACACCGGAATAGGTTCCAGAGCCATTACAATTCAATACCCTTACCCCGACAATACTGACATTTTTAGCGACCCCCCAGCTACTTCCGCCAATAGTGCCGGCAACATGCGTCCCATGACCATTACAATCTGTTGCATCAGCATCGTTATCGACAAAATCATAACCACTACTCGCTCGACCACCAAAATCCGTGTGGCTATTTAAAACACCAGTATCGATCACATACGCGGTGACACCTGTACCATCGAAATCATAGTGATAATTATTGTTTAAAGGTAAGTCCCGTTGGTCAAGTCTATCGAGCCCCCAGGTTGCCCCGCTCTGATCACCTGCGGCCATGGGCGTGATAT
This region of Shewanella sp. NFH-SH190041 genomic DNA includes:
- a CDS encoding S8 family peptidase — its product is MHNKKLISAAIAALFSSPVVADNFQIEQLQSNLIPDKYIVVFDTPSVLNTQSAMAIQDFAISQGIMLENEFNISVSKHFGDVLNGVLIKANKKQIKALRMHPSVKYVEQDQRVNITPMAAGDQSGATWGLDRLDQRDLPLNNNYHYDFDGTGVTAYVIDTGVLNSHTDFGGRASSGYDFVDNDADATDCNGHGTHVAGTIGGSSWGVAKNVSIVGVRVLNCNGSGTYSGVIDGINWVKNNASGPSVANMSLGGGASQAVDDAVNAAVAAGVSFVVAAGNDNGNACNYSPARAADAITVGSTTSSDARSSFSNYGNCLDIYAPGSSITSAWHTGDNATNTISGTSMAAPHVAGVAALLLEETPTLSPAQVTSALASRASDGKVADAKSGSPNKLLYSLAGDGGGCTTDCGGGGNDPELISGETLAVEGTSGSESHFVINVPADASKLSVALAGGSGDGDLYVRQGSKATTSTWDCRPYKSGNNEMCQFDAPMAGTWYVMVHGYTNYSGAGLTATITLPGEGGGSCTTTNCLENGVPVADLSGARRSEEFYTIDVPAGSTLTVSSSGGTGDADLYVKAGTAPTTSDWDCRPYKYGNNETCTIAADTAQTYHIMLRGYSAYSGLQLQASF